In the genome of Pristis pectinata isolate sPriPec2 chromosome 10, sPriPec2.1.pri, whole genome shotgun sequence, one region contains:
- the sf3b6 gene encoding splicing factor 3B subunit 6, whose translation MAMQAAKRANIRLPPEVNRILYIRNLPYKITAEEMYDIFGKYGPIRQIRVGNTPETRGTAYVVYEDIFDAKNACDHLSGFNVCNRYLVVLYYNANRAFQKMDTKKKEEQLKILKEKYGINTETK comes from the exons ATTCGTTTGCCTCCCGAAGTGAACCGCATCTTATACATAAGAAATTTGCCATACAAAATAACGGCAGAAGAAATGTATGATATATTTGGGAAGTATGGACCAATCAGACAGATCAGAGT TGGAAATACACCTGAGACGAGAGGAACTGCCTATGTGGTGTATGAAGACATTTTTGATGCCAAGAATGCTTGTGATCATTTATCTGGATTTAACGTCTGCAACAGATACCTTGTAGTTTTATACTACAATGCAAACAGG GCATTCCAGAAGATGGAtacaaagaaaaaggaagagcAACTCAAAATTCTCAAGGAAAAGTATGGAATTAACACAGAAACAAAATGA